Proteins found in one Cricetulus griseus strain 17A/GY chromosome X, alternate assembly CriGri-PICRH-1.0, whole genome shotgun sequence genomic segment:
- the LOC103159657 gene encoding E3 ubiquitin-protein ligase RNF168-like: MALSKTQPLSLEDCQCLLCMEFLIEPVTLPCTHTMCKSCFKALLRKTFLSCPFCRTWVSSWARNHTHINSLINKELWERIQAQYPEECRRRAPGEELPSLPLSDAMPVRVLSNPGELRKEYEEEMMRLEAERQATEEKQTRASQEYIKHLLAQEVEEEKIWAEKLRLEEQRLRKEEEAKKLSMDEPATSPRKKKSKQKHCDNVPKFHLPQSWLQSASQFDTVKDGKKTSVKTDSDWKSPTGQGKKTEENMLAATVSRSPEIPNQATVKPYYPLFYGYDVEVGTLENEAAKPSCSNHNLYVPPKNIKPKQATAHSSAETESGSSASGVTEEIGNSTTEAKGEMSHPSSSKHTSKRKNRESPTKAGGEPATCEMPPKSSSDEVETQLLITKRLIDLENMYFEKHQQEKQDRLFALELQRMLDEEERGMRSGKSACSPDTSAKGESSKDKAI; encoded by the coding sequence atgGCTTTATCTAAAACCCAGCCCTTGTCTTTAGAGGACTGTCAGTGTCTCCTTTGTATGGAATTCCTCATTGAGCCTGTAACTTTGCCTTGTACGCACACAATGTGTAAGTCATGCTTTAAGGCTCTTCTCCGGAAAACATTTTTATCGTGCCCCTTCTGCCGCACCTGGGTCTCGTCATGGGCTCGGAATCATACTCATATAAATAGTCTTATCAATAAGGAACTGTGGGAGAGAATTCAAGCTCAGTATCCAGAGGAATGCAGACGTAGGGCCCCTGGGGAGGAACTGCCATCATTGCCTCTCAGTGATGCTATGCCAGTTCGAGTGCTAAGTAATCCCGGGGAACTGAGGAAAGAATAtgaagaggagatgatgaggttGGAGGCTGAGCGCCAGGCCACCGAGGAAAAACAAACCAGAGCTAGTCAAGAATACATAAAGCATTTATTGGcacaggaagtggaggaggaaaaAATTTGGGCAGAAAAGCTCAGACTGGAAGAACAAAGgctaaggaaggaggaagaggctaAAAAATTAAGCATGGATGAACCAGCAACAtccccaagaaagaaaaaaagcaaacaaaaacattgtgACAATGTCCCAAAGTTTCACCTTCCTCAGTCTTGGCTTCAGTCAGCATCACAGTTTGACACTGTGAAAGATGGCAAGAAAACATCTGTGAAAACTGACAGTGATTGGAAGAGCCCTACAggacaaggaaagaaaactgaagaaaatatgcTAGCAGCTACTgtgtcaagatctcctgagattcCAAACCAAGCTACTGTAAAGCCATATTATCCATTGTTTTATGGCTATGATGTGGAAGTGGGCACTTTGGAAAATGAGGCAGCAAAACCAAGCTGCTCTAATCACAACCTTTATGTCCCACCTAAGAACATTAAACCAAAACAAGCTACAGCTCACTCTTCTGCTGAAACAGAGAGTGGAAGTAGTGCATCAGGCGTAACAGAGGAAATTGGAAACAGCACAACTGAGGCAAAAGGTGAAATGTCTCACCCTTCCAGCAGTAAACATACTTCTAAAAGAAAGAATCGGGAATCTCCAACTAAAGCAGGAGGTGAGCCTGCCACTTGTGAAATGCCCCCCAAATCTTCCTCAGATGAAGTGGAAACACAACTCTTAATTACCAAAAGACTGATAGATTTGGAGAATATGTATTTTGAGAAGcatcaacaagaaaaacaagataGACTGTTTGCATTGGAGCTTCAAAGAATGCTggatgaagaagaaagaggaatgcGGAGTGGAAAGTCTGCCTGCTCTCCAGACACTTCAGCAAAAGGAGAGAGTTCCAAAGATAAGGCCATATGA